In Phaeodactylum tricornutum CCAP 1055/1 chromosome 10, whole genome shotgun sequence, a single genomic region encodes these proteins:
- a CDS encoding predicted protein, with protein sequence MARVNGRIRRGRPRVVEPMSSFRVIAFSTMSFLGIIAILVVFTLVRNFHGAPIKAESNFFSVADEIPDSVVSRLDVILVLGGGVPSSLDSPPVYVQRRCDDAAAVVSRHQLLPATFSKKSTKPVSSKSLPILCLSAGTAHLPQLLSANGLPIWESTSSAAYLEQKHNIQNVFVETTSYDTIGNAFYARTSHTDIVGWRKLLVVTNEFHMDRSKAIFEWIFGIDSEKRAGYELYFLSSLDGDLSEEALRARQNKEAKGLSSVRKYSTKYRTLSDVWSFLNNEHDLYKASKLVERGRSNASISLATVLEKESYGAHRNLHRNIFDRISSSIHRLVA encoded by the coding sequence ATGGCCCGTGTCAATGGCCGGATTCGACGCGGTCGCCCTCGTGTGGTGGAACCGATGTCGTCTTTCCGAGTGATTGCATTCAGCACTATGTCGTTTTTGGGGATCATCGCGATTTTGGTCGTATTCACTCTTGTCCGAAATTTCCACGGGGCGCCCATAAAGGCGGAAAGCAACTTCTTTTCAGTGGCTGACGAAATTCCGGACAGTGTCGTGTCCAGGCTGGATGTCATTCTGGTTCTCGGTGGCGGCGTCCCGTCGTCCCTGGATAGCCCACCGGTTTACGTGCAACGCCGATGCGACGATGCGGCAGCCGTTGTCTCGAGACACCAATTGCTGCCTGCTACATTCTCGAAAAAGTCCACAAAGCCCGTTTCGTCCAAGTCTCTTCCTATTTTGTGTCTGTCGGCCGGTACGGCTCATTTACCTCAGTTGCTCAGCGCCAACGGTTTACCCATTTGGGAATCGACTTCGTCGGCTGCATACTTGGAGCAGAAACACAATATTCAAAACGTGTTTGTGGAAACTACTTCATACGACACTATCGGTAATGCTTTTTACGCAAGAACGAGTCACACTGATATTGTTGGGTGGCGAAAGCTGTTGGTTGTTACCAACGAATTTCACATGGATCGTTCCAAAGCTATTTTCGAGTGGATCtttggaattgacagtgagaaaagAGCAGGCTACGAGCTCTATTTTTTATCCTCTTTGGATGGTGATCTTTCCGAGGAAGCGCTACGGGCACGTCAAAATAAGGAAGCCAAAGGGCTGTCGTCGGTTAGAAAATATTCTACGAAGTATCGAACTTTGTCTGATGTCTGGTCTTTTCTCAATAACGAACACGATCTGTACAAAGCCAGCAAGCTAGTGGAGCGTGGTCGTTCCAATGCGTCGATAAGCTTGGCTACAGTGCTCGAGAAAGAGAGCTACGGGGCCCACCGAAACCTTCACAGAAACATTTTTGATCGCATATCATCATCGATCCATCGCCTAGTCGCCTGA
- a CDS encoding predicted protein: MHTAVGEKQLERQSTKIKMLEKTVRTLQNDKAILSAAVEARDSRLSSMTDLQMSLKEVESKLGIQEALQHKLKEAKMKCKSLRMQTKSAEENENVYQEKLAKHARKVLDLEGHVNLANDQRRSCQKELSMQQIAIQSLKQSVTVANKNAKVFPRKLARYVGMVEAYARRQEIVLLRDQKRKALEEMQYCRAACEQSRAAQKMAGLDNDMAKVLEQNLELERLLSELTKYVSAKEMQLETLKQVNDALKSELGSITKGRMTRNMGKNDI; encoded by the exons ATGCATACGGCTGTAGGGGAAAAGCAGCTGGAAAGGCAGTCTACCAAAATCAAAATGCTAGAAAAGACAGTTCGAACATTACAGAACGATAAGGCAATTTTGTCGGCGGCTGTGGAAGCAAGAGATAGTAGACTTTCGAGCATGACTGATCTTCAAATGTCGCTGAAGGAAGTTGAAAGTAAGCTTGGTATACAGGAAGCTCTGCAACACAAGCTCAAAGAAGCGAAAATGAAGTGTAAGAGTCTCCGGATGCAAACAAAGTCTGCTGAGGAAAACGAAAATGTTTATCAGGAAAAGCTAGCTAAACATGCCCGCAAAGTCCTTGATCTTGAGGGTCATGTAAACTTGGCAAATGATCAACGCAGGTCGTGTCAAAAAGAGCTCAGCATGCAACAGATTGCGATTCAAAGCTTAAAGCAGAGCGTAACAgttgcaaacaaaaatgcGAAAGTATTTCCAAGGAAATTAGCAAGATATGTCGGAATGGTAGAAGCATATG CTCGTCGTCAGGAGAttgttcttcttcgagaTCAGAAACGGAAAGCATTGGAAGAGATGCAGTACTGCCGGGCTGCGTGCGAGCAATCACGGGCGGCGCAGAAAATGGCAGGCCTTGATAATGATATGGCCAAGGTACTGGAACAAAATTTGGAGCTGGAACGGTTGCTATCAGAGTTGACCAAGTATGTTAGCGCCAAAGAAATGCAGCTCGAAACTCTGAAGCAAGTGAACGACGCTCTCAAATCGGAGCTAGGGAGCATAACTAAAGGCAGGATGACACGAAATATGGGAAAGAATGATATTTGA
- a CDS encoding predicted protein, with the protein MSIKPEDDFSGYMESLKAHEMQDQAYQNQLAEHELWRQTTWGGWVVRQLQALGDHFSPFFEAIADTVQSDKNTPAQLVLLAVIRSLTIAAYVAALYALLRIANAILGREIVIEEEIVVDHDEDTHDDSKDGNLVQEVRRSARDKKNR; encoded by the exons ATGTCGATAAAGCCGGAAGATGATTTTAGCGGATACATGGAGAGCTTGAAAGCTCACGAGATGCAGGATCAAGCGTATCAAAACCAGCTTGCAGAACACGAG CTTTGGAGACAAACGACTTGGGGCGGATGGGTCGTACGACAGTTACAAGCCTTGGGAGATCATTTTTCACCCTTTTTCGAGGCGATCGCTGACACAGTTCAATCTGACAAGAATACACCCGCTCAACTTGTACTTTTGGCCGTTATCCGCTCTTTAACAATTGCTGCGTACGTGGCGGCACTGTATGCGCTACTGCGAATAGCAAACGCTATTTTGGGCCGTGAGATTGTTATTGAAGAGGAAATTGTGGTTGATCATGATGAGGACACACACGATGACAGCAAAGACGGAAACTTAGTACAGGAGGTCCGGCGGAGTGCTCGTGACAAGAAGAATCGATAA